A region from the Perca fluviatilis chromosome 16, GENO_Pfluv_1.0, whole genome shotgun sequence genome encodes:
- the LOC120543650 gene encoding hexokinase-2-like has product MSGDNPAPYLDGIPPDTLRKVQQYLKPFQLSKEKLKEVSARLYKDMLLGLERDPPYDAAVKMLPTFVRATPDRTDRGDFLALDLGGTNLRVIHVRVVEGNPQVLYSESTTITTEIKEGTGEALFDLIAACLGDFLVSRDLNGQTLPLGFTFSFPCEQREIDESILIRWTKGFKCSGVEGRDVVQLLKEAIRRRGDYDIHSVAMVNDTVGTMMSCGYDQRCEIGMIIGTGTNACYMEEIKNMKRVAGEDGQMCINTEWGGFGDDGSLKDIQTEFDVEVDKTSDNRGVHIFEKMISGMYLGEIVRLLLVRLAEDKLLFKGRTSEALRTPFTFETKFISEIEEQDSGLVNTLRILTDLGLEWESVDCAIVRLVCETISSRSANLCAAALATIANRIRTNRGLDHLETTVGVDGTVYREHPKFSMRLQETVCLLAPLCDITFHVTEEASGKGAAMVAAVAQRLAAEPAGQ; this is encoded by the exons ATGAGCGGAGATAACCCGGCCCCGTACCTGGATGGCATCCCTCCAGACACGCTCCGTAAG gtgcaGCAGTACCTGAAGCCATTCCAGCTGTCTAAGGAGAAGCTGAAGGAGGTTTCTGCCCGGCTTTACAAGGATATGCTTCTAGGTTTGGAGAGAGACCCTCCCTACGATGCGGCCGTCAAGATGCTGCCCACCTTCGTCAGGGCCACACCAGACAGGACGG ACCGCGGCGACTTCCTGGCGTTGGATCTCGGTGGAACAAACTTGCGAGTAATTCACGTCCGTGTGGTGGAGGGGAATCCGCAAGTGCTGTACAGTGAGAGCACTACCATCACGACGGAAATTAAGGAAGGAACTGGAGAAGCG tTGTTCGACCTCATCGCCGCCTGTCTCGGTGATTTCCTCGTCTCTCGGGATCTGAATGGACAAACTCTTCCTCTGGGCTTCACCTTCTCCTTCCCCTGCGAACAAAGAGAAATAGACGAG AGCATCCTGATCCGCTGGACCAAAGGCTTCAAATGCTCCGGAGTGGAGGGCAGAGATGTGGTGCAGTTACTGAAAGAGGCCATTCGCAGGAGAGGG gactATGATATACACTCAGTTGCCATGGTGAACGACACAGTGGGCACGATGATGAGCTGCGGCTACGACCAACGCTGCGAGATCGGCATGATCATCG GGACGGGAACCAACGCCTGCTACATGGAGGAGATAAAGAACATGAAGCGCGTGGCGGGCGAGGACGGGCAGATGTGCATCAACACGGAGTGGGGGGGCTTCGGAGACGACGGCTCCCTGAAAGACATCCAGACGGAGTTTGACGTGGAGGTGGACAAGACGTCTGACAACCGCGGTGTCCATAT CTTTGAGAAGATGATCAGCGGCATGTATTTGGGAGAAATCGTTCGGCTGCTGCTGGTGAGGCTGGCGGAGGACAAGCTGCTGTTTAAGGGACGGACATCGGAGGCGCTGCGGACCCCGTTTACATTTGAGACCAAGTTCATCTCTGAGATTGAGGA GCAGGACAGCGGTCTGGTAAACACCCTGAGGATTCTGACCGACTTGGGATTGGAATGGGAATCGGTCGACTGCGCCATCGTACGTCTGGTCTGCGAAACCATCTCCTCGCGCTCCGCCAATCTCTGTGCCGCTGCCCTGGCAACCATCGCCAACCGTATCCGTACCAACCGCGGGCTGGACCATCTGGAGACCACCGTGGGGGTGGACGGGACAGTCTACAGAGAACACCCCAA GTTCAGCATGAGGCTGCAGGAGACGGTGTGCCTCCTCGCCCCCCTGTGTGACATCACCTTCCACGTCACGGAGGAAGCCAGCGGGAAGGGCGCTGCCATGGTGGCGGCCGTGGCTCAGCGGCTGGCCGCTGAGCCGGCTGGCCAGTGA